One genomic segment of Paenibacillus durus includes these proteins:
- a CDS encoding ABC transporter substrate-binding protein — protein MRWNQAGKAVGLMLIVLAMILSACGSNQGAAEVTEGKGMVITLKGDPVGFDPQNTTDTISSLINYQIYDRLVTFNEKMEVVPQLAKSWTTSEDGKTWTFELNTGITFTDGTPFNAEAVKTSFERVADEGENLSQHSLVGSFIDNITTNGENEVVFHLKAPQGAFLGNLASVASSILSPKSIKENEEGIAKNPVGTGPFKLKEFVTGDAVVLEANKDYWAGAPKISSVTFKNVPETASRVIMLENGESDLMEGVPITEIERLSQNSELVINPIKANRIAYIGFNTTVKPFDQPAVRQALNYAIDKETLVNKLYDGRVTVATSAIASRTIGYSNVGSYPFDMDKAKQMLKDAGVVPGNYKFRLILAANVVQDKPAAEFVQNSLQQLGFNIELQTLELGTYLETLKAPGKYDLFVRGALATTGDADPLFRDALLSTSATNYAHYNNPEVDKLILAGQAQFEPKQRLESYAKVLELVKEDAPWIFLHEDMARYGISKKVEGITFLPTYIYDLRKAVKN, from the coding sequence ATGCGATGGAATCAGGCGGGGAAGGCAGTAGGATTGATGTTGATTGTGTTGGCTATGATTTTGTCCGCATGCGGTTCGAATCAGGGAGCGGCCGAAGTGACGGAAGGCAAGGGCATGGTGATCACCTTGAAAGGAGACCCTGTCGGCTTCGACCCTCAAAATACGACCGATACCATTTCCAGCCTGATCAATTATCAAATCTACGACAGGCTGGTTACCTTCAACGAGAAGATGGAGGTTGTTCCTCAATTGGCCAAAAGCTGGACAACCTCAGAGGATGGCAAAACCTGGACCTTCGAGCTTAACACGGGGATCACCTTTACCGATGGCACTCCGTTTAATGCGGAAGCGGTAAAGACGAGCTTCGAACGGGTTGCCGACGAAGGGGAAAACTTGAGTCAGCATTCGCTGGTAGGCTCCTTTATCGATAACATAACCACGAACGGCGAGAACGAGGTTGTCTTCCATTTGAAAGCCCCGCAGGGAGCCTTCCTGGGTAACCTGGCTTCCGTTGCCAGCAGTATTCTCAGTCCCAAGTCCATTAAAGAGAACGAAGAGGGAATTGCCAAAAACCCGGTTGGAACCGGCCCGTTCAAATTAAAAGAGTTTGTGACCGGAGATGCGGTCGTGCTTGAAGCCAATAAGGATTATTGGGCCGGGGCGCCAAAGATCAGCAGTGTGACCTTCAAAAATGTTCCCGAAACCGCCTCCCGCGTAATTATGCTTGAAAATGGGGAATCCGACCTGATGGAAGGCGTTCCGATTACGGAAATCGAACGGCTGAGTCAGAATAGTGAGTTGGTTATCAATCCGATCAAGGCCAACCGGATCGCGTACATCGGGTTCAATACGACGGTCAAGCCTTTTGACCAACCGGCGGTGCGTCAGGCGCTGAACTATGCGATTGATAAAGAAACGCTGGTGAACAAGCTGTATGACGGCCGGGTTACCGTGGCCACCTCCGCCATCGCGTCGAGAACGATCGGGTACAGCAATGTAGGCTCTTATCCTTTTGATATGGACAAAGCGAAGCAAATGCTGAAAGACGCGGGAGTCGTGCCGGGAAATTACAAGTTCAGATTAATTCTGGCCGCCAACGTCGTTCAGGACAAACCGGCCGCCGAATTTGTTCAGAACAGCCTGCAGCAGTTGGGATTCAACATTGAGCTGCAAACGCTAGAGCTTGGCACCTACTTGGAGACGCTTAAAGCCCCCGGCAAATACGATTTGTTCGTCAGAGGCGCGCTTGCGACCACCGGCGATGCCGACCCGCTGTTCCGGGATGCCCTATTATCGACCAGCGCCACGAATTATGCCCATTACAACAATCCGGAGGTCGACAAATTGATACTCGCTGGGCAAGCGCAATTTGAACCGAAGCAGCGTCTGGAGAGCTACGCGAAGGTGCTGGAGCTGGTCAAGGAAGATGCGCCATGGATTTTCCTCCATGAGGATATGGCACGCTACGGAATATCCAAGAAGGTCGAAGGAATCACCTTCCTCCCTACTTATATCTATGATTTGCGCAAGGCGGTCAAGAATTGA
- the nikB gene encoding nickel ABC transporter permease: MLSYVVKRVLQMIPTLFGVSLLCFIIIHSVPGDPAHLIAGVDATEEQVQSVKERLGLDRPLYEQYFSYVTNLLQGNLGESLQSERPVLQEIMTRFPKTILLTVFSVVIMVIVGLFAGILSATKPNSIRDNVTMMFSLFGISMPVFWFGTMLILLFSYYLPLLPSGGSSGFQHFILPSVVLGLSSSGVLARLTRSSILEVIHQDFIRTARAKGVKERLVIYKHTLKNALIPIITIIGLEFGTLLGGAVLTETVFSMNGLGRFIIQSIEFRDYPAVQGCILFVATIFVVVNLLVDLCYSAVDPRIRYE; encoded by the coding sequence TTGTTAAGCTATGTCGTAAAGCGTGTGCTGCAAATGATTCCGACCTTGTTCGGCGTATCTCTCCTCTGTTTCATCATCATCCATTCGGTTCCGGGGGACCCGGCGCATTTAATTGCGGGAGTCGATGCGACGGAGGAGCAGGTGCAGAGCGTCAAGGAACGTCTGGGCCTGGACCGACCGTTATACGAGCAGTATTTCAGCTACGTGACCAATTTGCTTCAGGGTAATCTGGGCGAGTCGCTGCAATCCGAGAGACCTGTTCTGCAGGAAATTATGACGAGGTTCCCTAAAACGATCCTGCTGACGGTGTTCTCCGTTGTTATTATGGTGATCGTCGGTCTGTTTGCGGGCATCCTCTCCGCGACGAAGCCGAACAGCATCAGGGATAATGTGACGATGATGTTCTCCCTGTTCGGCATATCGATGCCGGTGTTCTGGTTCGGAACGATGCTCATTCTGTTATTCTCCTACTATTTGCCCCTGCTTCCTTCCGGAGGAAGCAGCGGGTTCCAGCATTTCATTCTTCCGTCCGTCGTCTTGGGCTTGTCGTCCTCCGGCGTGCTGGCAAGGTTAACCCGCTCCAGCATTCTGGAGGTTATTCATCAAGATTTTATCCGTACCGCGCGGGCCAAAGGGGTCAAGGAAAGGCTCGTTATCTACAAGCACACATTGAAAAATGCGCTCATACCGATCATTACGATTATCGGCCTGGAGTTCGGCACTTTGCTCGGCGGCGCCGTTCTGACGGAGACCGTATTCTCAATGAACGGACTTGGCCGGTTCATTATCCAATCCATCGAGTTTCGGGATTATCCGGCTGTTCAGGGCTGTATTTTGTTCGTAGCCACGATCTTCGTCGTTGTTAATCTCTTAGTTGACCTGTGTTACAGCGCAGTAGACCCCAGAATCAGGTATGAGTAG
- the nikC gene encoding nickel transporter permease, whose product MSKTSILLMSRETEDPVYHRRSPWTLMIQRFKKNKRAIVGLWMVIIFVCIAIFARWLAPYDPIAQNMQIILNPPSLSHPFGTDEYGRDILSRVIYGAQISLMVGVVGVLISIVFGVALGTISGYFGGKADILIMRIMDVFMAFPSFLLALAIVSVLGPGMVNVMIAIGIFSIPAFARISRSSVMSVNNKEYIEAAKSMGSGHVRIIFKHVIPNSIAPIIVLSTMRIATAILTASGLSFLGMGAQPPTPELGAMLSSGRDYLRSDPHVSTIPGLAIMFMVLAFNMLGDGIRDALDPKMKL is encoded by the coding sequence ATGAGTAAGACCTCAATCCTTCTGATGAGCCGAGAAACAGAGGACCCGGTATATCATCGGCGCTCGCCGTGGACATTGATGATTCAGAGGTTCAAAAAAAATAAACGCGCCATCGTAGGATTATGGATGGTTATCATCTTTGTATGTATCGCGATTTTCGCGAGATGGTTAGCGCCGTATGATCCGATTGCGCAAAATATGCAGATCATCTTGAACCCGCCTTCGTTAAGCCATCCGTTCGGTACGGATGAATACGGCCGGGACATTTTATCGCGGGTCATTTACGGAGCGCAAATCTCCTTGATGGTTGGAGTTGTCGGGGTGCTGATTTCCATCGTATTCGGTGTGGCTCTCGGCACAATTTCGGGTTACTTCGGCGGAAAAGCCGACATCTTGATTATGCGGATTATGGATGTGTTTATGGCGTTTCCAAGCTTCCTGCTTGCGCTCGCTATTGTCAGCGTACTCGGCCCGGGCATGGTGAACGTGATGATCGCGATCGGCATCTTCTCGATTCCCGCTTTTGCGAGGATTTCCCGCAGCTCCGTCATGTCCGTAAACAACAAGGAATATATCGAGGCGGCGAAATCGATGGGCTCCGGCCATGTGCGCATCATATTCAAGCATGTGATTCCGAACAGCATTGCGCCGATTATCGTCTTATCCACGATGCGCATAGCGACTGCCATTCTTACAGCCTCCGGACTAAGCTTTCTCGGAATGGGCGCCCAGCCGCCGACGCCGGAGCTGGGGGCGATGCTGAGCTCGGGAAGGGATTATTTAAGATCCGATCCTCATGTCAGCACGATACCCGGCTTGGCCATTATGTTCATGGTCCTAGCCTTTAATATGCTGGGTGACGGTATTCGGGACGCGCTTGATCCGAAAATGAAGCTGTAA
- a CDS encoding ABC transporter ATP-binding protein, protein MERELLAIKGLKTYFYTDEGVVPAVDGVDITIREGQTVGVVGESGSGKSVTSLTAMRLTPGKVMEGSILFDGKDLLALSEQQMQDVRGNEMAMIFQEPMTSLNPVFTVGQQIGEAVRIHLKYSKKQARARSIEMLKLVGIPRPEQIVDEYPHRLSGGMRQRVMIAMAMACNPKLLIADEPTTALDVTIQAQILDLMKELKSAHGTAILLITHDLGVVAEMCDRVVVMYGGKVVEESDVITLFTEPKHPYTQGLMKSMPTLDSEEKRLYSIKGSVPVPGSLREGCYFAPRCEFAMDVCRRQAPQLTEIGPGHFTRCWLHASEEGEQSQ, encoded by the coding sequence TTGGAACGCGAACTGCTGGCGATAAAAGGGCTCAAGACTTATTTTTATACGGATGAAGGGGTTGTCCCGGCCGTTGACGGTGTGGACATCACCATCCGGGAAGGGCAGACCGTAGGAGTTGTCGGAGAGTCCGGCTCCGGAAAAAGCGTCACCTCCTTAACGGCGATGCGATTGACCCCGGGTAAAGTGATGGAAGGTTCCATTTTATTTGACGGCAAAGATCTCTTGGCTCTGTCCGAGCAGCAAATGCAGGATGTCCGGGGCAATGAAATGGCGATGATCTTTCAGGAGCCAATGACTTCGCTAAATCCGGTATTTACGGTCGGGCAGCAGATTGGAGAAGCGGTTCGGATTCATTTAAAGTACAGCAAGAAGCAGGCTAGAGCCCGTTCCATCGAGATGCTGAAGCTTGTCGGCATCCCTAGACCGGAACAGATTGTCGACGAGTATCCCCATCGTTTATCGGGAGGGATGAGGCAGAGGGTGATGATTGCGATGGCCATGGCGTGTAATCCCAAGCTGCTGATTGCCGATGAGCCGACAACTGCACTGGATGTAACGATTCAGGCGCAGATTCTGGATTTAATGAAAGAACTGAAATCGGCGCATGGTACGGCAATCCTGCTCATTACGCATGATCTTGGCGTTGTAGCGGAAATGTGCGACCGCGTGGTGGTCATGTACGGAGGCAAGGTTGTGGAAGAAAGCGACGTAATTACGCTCTTTACCGAACCGAAGCATCCGTATACGCAAGGGCTGATGAAGTCGATGCCGACGCTGGACTCGGAAGAGAAGCGGCTATATTCCATCAAGGGAAGCGTACCGGTTCCCGGCAGCTTGCGGGAAGGGTGTTATTTTGCGCCCCGCTGTGAATTCGCGATGGATGTCTGCCGCAGACAAGCGCCGCAGCTTACGGAAATCGGACCTGGACATTTCACAAGATGCTGGCTCCATGCATCCGAGGAAGGGGAGCAATCACAATGA
- a CDS encoding ABC transporter ATP-binding protein has translation MKQPLVEIRNLKKYFPIKKGIFGRTAGHVRAVDGLDFTIYKGETLGLVGESGCGKSTTGRTLLQLLHPTEGQVYYKGKNLVGLPPAELRKVRKDMQMVFQDPYASLDPRLTVFDIIAEPLEIHNVAQGKEKIRRVEELLNTVGLSSYHAKRYVHEFSGGQRQRIGIARALALNPMLIVADEPVSALDVSIQSQVINLMQDLQEQFHLTYLFIAHDLSVVKHISSRIGVMYLGRMVELADKRDLFDSPKHPYTRALLSAVPTPSPLIKKERIVLQGDVPSPANPPAGCAFHPRCSECMAICKTDRPALRQVDGRYVACHLYN, from the coding sequence ATGAAGCAGCCTTTGGTTGAGATCAGAAATTTAAAAAAGTATTTCCCGATAAAAAAAGGAATCTTTGGCCGGACTGCCGGCCATGTCAGAGCGGTTGACGGACTGGATTTTACGATTTATAAGGGAGAAACGCTTGGATTAGTAGGGGAAAGCGGCTGCGGAAAATCGACAACGGGAAGAACGCTTCTCCAACTGCTCCATCCGACGGAGGGCCAGGTCTATTATAAGGGAAAGAATCTCGTGGGACTGCCTCCAGCCGAGCTCAGGAAGGTCCGAAAGGATATGCAGATGGTCTTCCAGGACCCGTATGCTTCCCTCGATCCACGCCTCACGGTCTTCGATATTATCGCCGAACCGCTGGAGATCCACAACGTTGCCCAAGGTAAGGAAAAAATACGGCGAGTCGAGGAACTGCTGAATACTGTCGGCTTAAGCAGCTACCATGCCAAGCGGTATGTGCATGAGTTCAGCGGCGGACAGCGGCAGCGGATCGGGATTGCCCGGGCGCTCGCGCTAAACCCCATGCTGATTGTCGCCGACGAGCCGGTATCCGCCCTGGACGTATCCATCCAGTCCCAGGTCATCAATCTGATGCAGGATCTGCAGGAGCAATTTCATTTGACGTATTTATTTATCGCCCATGATTTAAGTGTGGTGAAGCATATCAGCAGCCGGATTGGCGTGATGTATTTGGGACGAATGGTAGAGCTGGCGGATAAGCGGGATCTGTTCGATTCCCCGAAGCATCCGTATACCCGGGCCTTATTATCAGCCGTCCCGACCCCGAGCCCGCTAATCAAGAAGGAGCGGATTGTGCTGCAAGGGGATGTGCCAAGTCCGGCCAATCCGCCTGCGGGCTGTGCGTTCCACCCGAGATGCAGCGAATGCATGGCGATTTGCAAGACGGACAGGCCGGCGCTGAGGCAAGTGGATGGGCGTTACGTCGCCTGCCATTTGTACAATTAA